In the genome of Oxalobacter aliiformigenes, one region contains:
- the radC gene encoding RadC family protein, translated as MAITDWPSHERPRERLIKGGPGQLSDAELLAIFLRTGTSGKSAVDLGREIMMHFGSLSRLFSAKLKDFAGLNGIGPAKYAQLQAILELARRLLAEDLQSGVTLSSSEKVTNYLQLYFSRQTHESFVVLFLDVKNKLIECNEMFRGTLSHTSVYPREVVKAALENNAASVILAHNHPSGTVEPSNADKTLTRSLKQALGLVDIRVLDHIIVAGRKTFSFAENTIL; from the coding sequence ATGGCGATTACTGACTGGCCGTCACATGAAAGACCTCGTGAACGTTTGATCAAGGGAGGGCCCGGTCAACTGTCGGATGCAGAACTGCTGGCCATTTTCCTGAGAACAGGAACAAGCGGAAAAAGTGCGGTCGATCTGGGACGTGAAATCATGATGCATTTCGGTTCCCTCTCACGTCTTTTTTCCGCGAAACTGAAAGACTTTGCCGGATTGAATGGAATCGGTCCGGCGAAATATGCCCAGTTACAGGCCATTTTAGAGCTTGCAAGACGACTGCTGGCAGAAGATTTGCAAAGTGGAGTGACACTGTCTTCATCCGAAAAAGTGACGAACTATCTCCAGCTTTATTTCAGCCGCCAGACACATGAGTCTTTCGTCGTGCTGTTTCTGGATGTCAAAAACAAGCTGATCGAATGCAATGAAATGTTCAGGGGAACCCTGTCGCATACCAGTGTTTATCCGAGAGAAGTCGTCAAAGCTGCTTTGGAGAATAACGCTGCCAGTGTCATTTTGGCACACAATCACCCTTCCGGGACGGTGGAACCCAGCAATGCGGATAAAACACTGACACGTTCACTCAAGCAGGCGTTGGGATTGGTGGATATCCGGGTTCTGGATCATATTATTGTGGCGGGCAGGAAAACCTTTTCATTTGCGGAAAACACCATCCTGTAA